CCAGAACAACTGGGAACTCCGCGGTTCCATCCAGTCGTACATCGTGACTGTTGCTGTCATACATTCGCACCCCGATGTCGTCACGATCGACCATCTTCGCAATCAATCCACTTTCCCCGTCGCTAACGCCCTGATCGGCTGACAGCGTTAGCTTTATCTTATCGCTGTTACTGACTGCCGCACTGTCGCAATGAAAGTTGATATCGACCGCTTTAAGGGCGAATCCGTCAGGCGGTGAACCCTTATGGACGAAATTTGTGCTCACGAGATTACCCAGGTCGACCTCAATTGTGCTACCGGCGTTAATGGTGCAACTTAGCGGTGCGCTGATGGTGCCGGACAGATAAATACTTGCTGCAGGATATGAGGCGCTGGCGGTACACCCTGTAGTGTTGTAGAGACACACGGCAACCTGTGCAACCAGCGTTGGGGGAATGGTTTCTACACCGAGGATAGGGGATTTGATGTAAAGCCTCGCGTTGATAGCGTTCCAGGAGAATTGACGTGCAGGGGTACCAGGCACTGGCTGCGTCCCTGCTCTGCAAACTGAGCCGTTTGATTCGACGATTTCTTGTGACTCGATTTTTGAGATCGGCGATGTTGTCGGATAGCTATTAATGGAGACCTGAATTAATGAACTTATGCTGGTGGCACCGCTGGTATTGGTATACACGTCAATATCGAGATCCAGATGGCTGGTCAGATAGCCATACCCTGCCGTCGACCCGGTTTGAAGCGGTGAGGTGACATAGATAACGTCAGATATCTTGGAGCTGCCGCTGATTGCTGCTGTACATTCGCAGTCAGCGGTGAGTGGGGGGCCATTGCCAACGAGAACGCCAGCGCTAACCAACTTACCTTGCGCATTGTCGGCTGGGCTCAGGTCATAGGACCAGTCGATAGCGTAATTCGCTCGATTGGGAAAACAATTTTTCAGAACAAAAGCCGCATGGCAGAACGAATGACTGAAAAACAGCATGGCTGCCAGGAGCCTGGCGACTATGAAAGTACGGCGACAGATATTCATGGTTTGCTCCCTGGTTGGCATAGTGCATTTAACATTTTAATTTTCATTGTTGACTGAGCGTTCCTTGCTTCAGATGGGATCTTAATAGTGGTAATACAGCGCTGTTGCGAAGTTGCTCCCCATTGAACTTCCACGGTCGAATTGTCCTGTAAGCCCGACAGATACAGCAGCCCCTGATCGTCGACGATGCCGCTGCTTTGTTTGTCGGTGGTGAGCGCCAGAGCACCAAAGGGAACGGGATCGCCGCCCGGCAGTACCAGCGTTAACAGAACACGATACCCGGTATGCGCCGAGAAATGCGCCTCCACGGCAGCGTTGCGCGAGGGGATCACGGTGACCGCGGTATCACTGCTGTCGACATCATCGGGGAGCGCGGTGGTGTTGAGGCCAATTCGGTTTTCCTGATAGGGCGACAGTGAAGGAATAATGGCATTACCCCACCAGTCGGTTCGAATACCGTACTGGTTTTGAAATTGCAGACCGGAGGCACCATCGGCATTGATAATGGCAAACTGATCGCCCAGCGGCTGGGAAAGCGTGACCCCATGCGGATGGGCAACAACGGCGCCACTCACGCCATAGCTTAGCTGTTGTGATCGGTCGGAAGCGCTGTGATAACCGGCGTTAAGATTACTAAAAGGCGCGCGCCAGGTGGCAGAGAGATTGCTGCTGTTGGCTGCCGGATGTTTACTGTGGCTTTGCTGGAGACTGTAGTTAAGGCTGCGATCGTCCAGCAACGTGCCATTAAGCCCCAGATTCTGGGTAGTTGCTCCCCCTTTGGTATTGCTGATGTCGTAGTTCGCCCAGCTCCCGGGCAACCAGTCGTTGAGCGGAATACTGATGCCGACAGAGAGTATTCTGTCATTGCTTCCGCTTTGCGAGTCATTCCAGCTCAGATTCATATGATAGCTAATGTGCTGGAATTGATAACTGGCACCTGCGTTAACACTGCGCTCCT
The DNA window shown above is from Citrobacter farmeri and carries:
- a CDS encoding fimbrial protein; the protein is MNICRRTFIVARLLAAMLFFSHSFCHAAFVLKNCFPNRANYAIDWSYDLSPADNAQGKLVSAGVLVGNGPPLTADCECTAAISGSSKISDVIYVTSPLQTGSTAGYGYLTSHLDLDIDVYTNTSGATSISSLIQVSINSYPTTSPISKIESQEIVESNGSVCRAGTQPVPGTPARQFSWNAINARLYIKSPILGVETIPPTLVAQVAVCLYNTTGCTASASYPAASIYLSGTISAPLSCTINAGSTIEVDLGNLVSTNFVHKGSPPDGFALKAVDINFHCDSAAVSNSDKIKLTLSADQGVSDGESGLIAKMVDRDDIGVRMYDSNSHDVRLDGTAEFPVVLDSRGNGSIKMQAAPVSTTANPPKGGKFEGNVTVKMDIK